In Nocardioides sp. JS614, the sequence GAGTGTGGGGCTCTTCCCGCCCACGGCGCTCCGGGTGCTGCAACGCTCGGGCGCCCTCACCAAGGAGACGATGGCCACTCTCCGGCTGCGGGTACTGATCAGCGGCGCCGAGGCGGTCGAGTCCGAGCTGGCCTCCTGGGCTCGCGACGAGCTCGGCCTGAGTGTGAACAACGCCTTCGGCCAGACCGAGGCCAACGCGTTGATCGGTCACGCGAACGTGCTCGGTGAGCTCGACCCGCGATGCCTCGGACGCCCGTACCCCGGTCACGAGGTCGCCATCCTCGACGCACGCCAGCAGCCGGTCGGGCCGGGCGTCGTGGGCGAGATCGCGGTACGCGCGGACGACCCGGTGTGCATGCTGCGCTACTGGAATGCGCCCGAGGCGACGGCCGCCAAGTTCCGCAACGGCTGGCTCCTGACGGGAGACTCCGCACACGCGGACGCCGACGGGAACCTGTACTTCCACGGACGGGCCGACGACATCATCAAGAGCGGTGGCTATCGACTGGGCCCGGCCGAGATCGAGGGCGCGATCCTGGCGCACCCGGACGTCGCCGAGTGCGCCGTCGTCGGGCTGCCCGATCCCCAGCGGGGCCAGGAGGTCACCGCCTTCGTGGTCCTGGGCGCGGACGTGGTTCCCAGCCCCGAGCTGACCACCGAGCTGCAGTCGCGGGTGCGCGCCGAGGTCGGGGCCCATGCCTATCCGCGACACATCGAGTACGTCGACGGGCTCGCGAAGAGCAGCACCGGCAAGGTCGATCGAGCATCGCTCCGTCGCGCGTACGGCCCCGTGACCGACGAGGCCAGCCGATGAGCACGTCGATGGTGGTCGTGGGTGGGGGCACGATGGGCCGTGGCATCGCGATCGCAGCACTCGCCACGGGCTTCGAGGTGACGTTGGTGGACGTCGCCGAGGACGTGCTCGACCGTGCTCAGGCACGGGTGTCGGAGCACTTCGCCCGACACCCGCAGCCGGATCGGGGGGTCTTGCACACGACCACGTCACTGGCCGGCTCCCTCGAGACGGCCGAGGTCGTCATCGAGGCGGTGCCGGAGATCCTCCCGCTCAAGACGCAGATCTTCCAGCAGCTGCGCGGCGCGCCACCCGGCACGCTGCTCGTCAGCAACACCTCGACGATGAGCATCAGCGCGCTCGCCGAGGCGTGCGGCGGGTCGTCCCGTGTGGTGGGGATGCACTTCTTCAACCCGGCCCACCGGATGCCTCTGGTCGAGGTCGTCGTCGGCACACGGACGAGCGACGACGCCCGGGACCGGGCGGTGGCGCTCGCGGTCCGCCTCGGCAAGGACCCGATCGTGGTGCGAGACCTCCCGGGCTTCGTGACCAGCCGACTGGGCTTGATCCTCGGGACCGAGGCCATGCGCATGGTCGAGGAGCAGGTCGCCAACGCCGCCGACATCGACAAGGCGTTGAGGCTGGGCTACGGACATCCCATGGGACCGCTGGAGCTCGCCGACCTGGTCGGGCTCGACGCCCGCCTGAACAACTTGCGCAGCATGTTCGAGCGCTCCGGGGACGCGGCGTACGAACCGCCCGCGGTGCTGGTCGACCTCGTCGCCGCCGGGCACCTCGGCAAGAAGTCCGGTCGTGGCTTCTACGACTACGAGGCGCAGTCGTGAGTGGCCTGCTCCGGGTCGGGACCCGGCAGGGCTTCGACACCCTGGAGATCGACTCGCCCACGAACCGCAACGCTCTCTCGGTCGAGCTGCTCACCGCGCTGCACGACGAGGTGCGTCGCTCGGCGACCGGCACGGGCCGCGGACTCCTGGTCCAGCACGTCGGGCCGGCGTTCTGCTCCGGCGTGGACCTCAAGGAGCGCGCGGCACTCGGCCCTGACGACAGCTCCCACTCCGAGCTCCTCGCCCACCTGCTCCGCGAGCTCTGGCACTACCCCAAGCCCGTCGTGGTCATGGTCGACGGTGCCGTGCGTGGTGGCGGCTTGGGACTGCTGGCCTGCGCCGACGTCGTCCTGGCGACGGCCCGCTCGAGCTTCGCCTACTCCGAGTCGCGGGTCGGCGTCGCGCCGGCGCTGGTGATGGCCGTGACGCTGCCGCTCGCCGACGTCCGCGCGCTGGTGCCGCGGCTGCTCGACGGCGCGGTGTTCGGGGCGGTGACCGCGCACGAGCTCGGCCTGGTCACCAGGGTCGTCGAGGACGCGTCGAAGGTCTCGACGGTCCTCTCCGAGCTCCGCCAGGGCGCCCCCGATGCACAGCGCGTGATCAAGACACTGGCCCGACAACGGATCGGAGTGGACGTGGACGGTCTCCTGGTGGAGATGGCCGGCGTGTCGGCCCGGCTCTTCGCCGGCGCGGAGGCGGCCGAAGGCGTCGCCGCGTTCACCTCCAGGCGCAGCCCGTCGTGGGTGGTGGCCCGATGACCGCCGTCGCCGGCATGTCCCGAGCGCTCGCACGCGCGGAGTCGGCCAAGGCGCTCGACGTCGCCGAGGCCGTCGTACTCCTGCAGGCACGCGGGGTGGACCTCGAGTCGCTCTGCCGGGCGGCCGCCACCGTGCGCGACCGTGGGCTCGACGACGCCGGGCGGACCGGGATCGTCACGTACAGCCGGAAGGTCTTCGTGCCGCTCACCCGACTGTGCCGCGACCGGTGCCACTACTGCACGTTCGCCACGACGCCCGGACGCGTCCCGGCGCCGTTCCTGTCGCCCGACGAGGTGCTGGACATCGCCAGGGCGGGAGCCGCCCAGGGCTGCAAGGAGGCGCTGTTCACGCTGGGTGACCGGCCCGAGGATCGCTGGGACGTCGCGCGCGAGTGGCTCGAGTCGCGGGGCTACCCCGACACCCTCTCCTACGTCCGGGCGATGGCGATCCTGGTGCTCGAGGAGACCGGGCTGCTTCCGCACCTCAACCCAGGCGTGATGACCTGGCAGGAGCTCCAGCGGCTCAAGCCGGTCGCCCCGTCCATGGGGCTGATGCTCGAGACCACCGCGACGGCGCTGTTCACCGAGCCGGGCGGGTGCCACTACGGCTCACCCGACAAGGACCCCGCCGTCCGGTTGCGGGTGCTCGAGGACGCTGCTCGTAGCGCGATCCCGTTCACCACCGGGATCCTGGTCGGCATCGGCGAGACGCTGCAGGACCGTGCCGAGTCGCTGTTCGCGATCCGCCGGGTCGCTCGCCAGTACGGCGCGATCCAGGAGGTCATCGTCCAGAACTTCCGGGCGAAGCCCGACACCGCGATGAGGCGGACACGGGACGCGGATGTGGAGGAGTACCTCGCCGCGATCGCCGTCGCGCGGCTGGTCCTCGGGCCGAGGATGCGGATCCAGGTGCCACCGAACCTCTCCGACCCGCACGAGTTCGACCGGCTGCTCGGGGCCGGCGTCGACGACTGGGGCGGCGTCTCGCCGGTGACCCCCGACCACGTGAACCCCGAACGCCCCTGGCCCGAGGTCGAGCGGCTCGCGGAGCTCTCCGCCGCGGCCGGGTTCGAGCTCCGCGAGCGCCTGACGGTCCACCCCGAGCACGCCCTGGCCGGCGACCCGTGGCTCGACCCGCGGATCGTCCCGCACGTGCGCGCCCTGATCGACCCGGCCACCGGCCTGGCGGCCGCCGGTGCCCTGCCGACCGGGCGCCCCTGGCAGCAGCCGGACGTCGCGTGGGGGAGCGTGGGGCGTACGGACCTGCACGCCGAGATCGACGTCACCGGCCGCCGGACCGACCGGCGCTCGGACTTCGACGTCGCCTACGGCGACTGGGGAGTGCTGCGCGAGCAGGTCCGGCACTCCGCACCCGCTCCGGCGCTCCCGCCGGAGGTCTCGGCTGCGCTCCGCGTCGCCGAGCGCGACCCGGGGGCCCTCTCCGACGCGCAGGCGCTGGCCCTGATGACCGCGGACGGGCCGGCACTCGACGAGCTGTGCCGGCTCGCGGACGGTCTGCGACGTGACGTCGTCGGTGACGACGTGACGTTCGTGGTCAACCGCAACATCAACTTCACCAACGTCTGCTACGTCGGCTGCCGCTTCTGTGCCTTCGCCCAGCGCGAGACGGACGCTGACGCGTACACGCTGTCGATCGACGAGGTCGGCCAGCGCGCGGAGGAGGCGTGGGCCGTCGGCGCGACCGAGGTGTGCATGCAGGGTGGGATCGACCCCAAGCTGCCCGGCACCGCGTACTTCGACCTGGCCGCGGAGGTCCGGCGACGGGCGCCCGGGTTGCACATCCACGCGTTCTCCCCGATGGAGATCGTCTCGGGTGCGGCCCGTTCCGGCCTCTCGGTCCGGGACTGGCTGATCGCCGCTCGAGACGCCGGGCTCGACACCATCCCGGGGACGGCCGCCGAGATCCTCGACGACGAGATCCGGTGGGTGCTGACGAAGGGCAAGCTCCCGGCCGACGTCTGGGTCGATGTCGTGAAGACGGCCCACAGCCTCGGCGTCCGATCCAGCGCCACGATGATGTACGGCCACGTGGACGCGCCGCACCACTGGGTCGCCCACCTGCGGCTGCTCGCGCGGGTCCAGCGGGAGACCGGTGGCTTCACCGAGTTCGTGCCCTTGCCGTTCATCCACCAGAGCTCTCCCGTCTACCTCGCCGGCGTGGCGCGGCCCGGGCCGAGCAACCGCGACAACCGGGCGGTGCACGCGATGGCCCGGATCCTGCTGCACGGTGCGATCGACAACATCCAGTGCTCCTGGGTCAAGCTCGGCGAGGACGGCTGCGCCGACCTGCTGCGGAGCGGCGCGAACGACATCGGCGGCACGCTGATGGAGGAGACGATCAGCCGGATGGCCGGGTCGACGTTCGGCTCGCTCAAGACGGTCGAGCAGATGCACGGGATCGCCGCTCTGGCGGGCCGTCCCGCCAGGCAGCGGACCACGACGTACGGGCACGTGTCCGACGAGCGAGCCGAAGCGGCCCTGAGGTTCGACGGAGCCACCCGGACGCTGCTGCCGATGGTCACCAACGCCCCCTGAGATCCACCGAGAGGAACACAGATGAGCAGGCAGTCCATCGCGATCATCGGCGGCACCGGCCCGCAGGGCAGGGGCCTGGCCTACCGCCTGGCCACCAGCGGTCACGAGGTGATCCTCGGCTCCCGTGACGAGGAGCGTGCCCGCTCCGCAGCGGACGAGCTGGCCGTCCGGTTGCCTCCCGCGGCGTGCATCAGTGGCGCGACCAACCTCGAGGCGGTCCGCAAGGCCGAGGTCGTGCTCCTGGCCGTCCCGTACGACGGCCACGACGAGCTCGTCGCGTCCCTGCGCGACGTGGTCGAGGGCAAGATCGTCATCAGCTGCGTGAACCCGCTCGGCTTCGACAAGCAAGGCCCGTTCGGACTCGACGTGCCCACGGGCAGCGCCGCCGAGTCCGCGGCCGCGCTGTTGCCGGGGTCGGCCGTGATCGGCGCGTTCCACCACCTCTCCGCGGTCACGTTGATCACCGACGAGGAGCTGCTCGAGGACGTGCTGGTGGTCGGTGACGACGAGGCGGCCAAGGACGTCGTGATCGAGCTCGCTCGCTCCGTCACCGGCCGCCCCGGTATCGCCGCCGGGCGCCTGCGCCTGGCGCGCCAGCTCGAGCCGCTGACCGCTGTGCTGATCTCGGTCAACCGGGCGTACAAGGCGCACTCGGGCATCCGGGTGACCGGGCTCCGACCAGTCGTCTGATGGCCCGTTGGTGCGCGGTCGTGCCGCAGAAGGCGCTCGCGAGCGCCAAGAGTCGCACCGGCCTGCCGGACGCACAGCGCCGAGAGCTCGCCACCGCGTTGCTGCGCGACACGGTCGCGGCGCTCGAGGAGACCCCGGCCGTCGATGCGGTCCTGGTGCTCTGGGACGACGAGCTGGATCGGGTCGTCCTGCCGGCCGTCCGCTCGGTCCCGGTCGCCGGCCTCGGCCTGAACGCCTCTCTCGAACGAGGCGCTGCGGTCGCGCTCGACCGGCTGCCCGGCCGCGGCATCGTGGTCGTCCCCGGCGACCTACCGGCCCTCGACCCCGCCGAGCTGGGCCGCTGCCTGGCCGAGGCGGCACGGTTCCGCCGAGCGTTCCTGCCGGACAGGGACGGCACCGGGACCACCGTGCTGACCGCTGGGGCCGGGGACCTCCGCCCGGCGTACGGCGCGGGCTCCGCCTCCCGGCACGCCGCGACCGGCGCCGTGTCGTTGGACGTGGCCGGGGTGGACACCGTGCGCGCGGACGTGGACGACCTCGACTCGCTCGCCGCCGTCCTGGATGGACGCTGCGGTCGGCACACGCGGGCGGCCGCGGCGCGCCTGGGCCCGGCGCTGGAGGCTGTGGGATGAGGCCGGCCACCGGGGAGGTGCCCGTCCGGGTGCGTGCCGAGATCGACCTGACGATGGCGGCCGGCGGCCGGACCCTCCCGGGCCGGGTACACACGTTCACCGGGCTGCCCGGCGCCGAGGAGCACCTGGTCGTCGCGGTCGGGCCCTACCGGCGGCCGCGAGGCGGCGTGCCGCTGGTTCGGCTCCACTCCGAGTGCCTGACCGGGGACGTCTTCGGCTCCCGGCGCTGCGACTGCGGACCGCAGCTCGACGAGGCGCTCGTCCGGATCGCCGAGCACGGCGGCTACCTGGTCTATCTGCGCCAGGAGGGCCGAGGCATCGGTCTCTACGCCAAGCTCGACGCCTACCGGCTCCAGGATCAGGGGCTCGACACGTTCGAGGCGAACCGGGCGCTCGGCTACCCCGAGGACGCTCGGGGGTACGAGGTGGCCGGCCGGATGCTGCGGGCTCTCGACGTGTTGCAGGTGGACCTGATGACCGGCAACCCGCAGAAGGCCGCAGGGCTCGCCGCCGGTGGGGTCGCCGTACGACGAACCTTGCCTACCGCGCTGCACGAGACGACCGAGAACCTCCGCTACCTGCACGCCAAGCGGCGGCGCGGCTTCCGGTTCGCCGGGGACCACGGGTCGTTGAGCGTCTCGTGAGGACGGCCGGGATCGGGTGCTGTGGGGCCATGCGAACGCCGAGCTCACGACCGGGGTGACCGGTGCGGCACGGGGCTCAGGTCAGCCGCGCGTCGGCAGCCAGAGTCAGCCGGCCGTCCTCGAGCTGGGCGCGCAGGTCCTGCACCGCCAGCTCGGGTCGTTCGAGCAGTGGCTGCGGCGGCAGCATCGCGGCGGCCGCGCCGAGCGGGCGAGCGACGATCGCGCCGTCCTCGGCGACGATCTCGAGCTGGACCGGGAAGGGGAGGGGCAGGCCGCTCGAGGACAGGTCCAGCAGGATGCTGCCGCCCTTCACGCTCACCTTCACGCCCGGGATCAGCCCCTTGATCGCGCTGAGGTCCATGTCGCCGGAGGCCTCCAGGCGATCGCCGTCCTTGACCAGGCGGACCTCGTCGACGTCGATCGGGCCGGCGCTCAGCCGGCCGATCTCGGCGTCGACCTCCTGCACGCCGTCGAGCTTCGCGATCATGTCCGGATCCAGGTCGGAGGCGCCATCGAGGCTCGCGTCGTGCATCTCCACCGCGGCCCGGTCGACCGATCCGAACAGCATCTTCACGGCCGGCGTCGCAGAGACGTCCACACTCGAGACCGCACCCACGGTGGCGAGCCGGTCTCGCAGCCGGCCCTCCGCCACCGACGGGATGACCAGCTGGGAGGCGAGGGCCGCGACGGCCAGGGTTGCGGCCGCGGCGGCGGCGAGGCGGCGTCTCATGGGTGGCGATACTAGACATACCTGTCTCAGTTAGTCCAACGGGGCGCGGCTGCTGTCCCCCGTCGGATCGCCCCGGTCGTCAGCCGCTGGTGGTCTCCGTCAACTCCTGCTTCGCGGACTGCGCGGCCAGGTAGATCGCGCCGATCACGCTGGCGCGCTCGCCGAGGCCCGACCTGATCACGGCCGGCGGGAACGGGATCATCGCCTCGGCGAGCTCGCCGGCGCGGGCGATCAGCCGGTCGTTGTCGCCGACGCCGCCGGTGAGGACCACGGTCTCGGGATCGATGACCGCGCAGATCGACGCGATCACCGAGGCGATCCGCGCGCACTCCTCCTCGACCAGCTTCACGGCTGGTCGCTCGCCGGCGGCGGCCCGCCGGAACAGGTCCTCGACGGTGGTCGGTGGGTCGTCGTGCCAGCCCGATCGCGACTGGGCGTCGTGCAGCAGGCTCAGGCCGCCCGCCTCGTCGTGGGCGCGCGCGTCGACCTTGCGACGCTTGCCGAACGGAGGCAGGAACGCCACCTCGCCGGCCGCGCCGTGCGCACCGCGCATCACCCGGCCCTCGTGGACGATGCCGGCACCGATGCCCGCTCCGACCGCCACGACCGCGAAGGTGCTCAGCTCCCGGGCCGCGCCGCGCCAGCGCTCGCCCATCGCCGCGAGGTTGACGTTGTTGTCGAGCATCACCACGGTGTCGAACGCGTCCGCGAACGGTGTGGCGAAGTCGAAGGGCTCGAACTGGTCGATGTT encodes:
- a CDS encoding AMP-binding protein; protein product: MTGLASIKAPQVGSWEAARDAFRWPALADYNIATDCLSAPAGRPALVVVAPDRTTEVSFGRLDDLSSRLAGVLRGLGVGVGDRVAVKLPQSAEMAIAVLATLKLGAVVVTVSNVLGVDAVAHRLEDSGALVLVCAGGIGERELAERTGATLLVTGDEGWLGGALDGHEPLTSFASSGADDPALLLYTSGTTGSSKGVLHGHRVLLGHHAIDLAWDHVREGDVAYSPVDWSWAGGLMLGLLVPLAYGITVVAYREPRFDAERTVAIMRDTGVSVGLFPPTALRVLQRSGALTKETMATLRLRVLISGAEAVESELASWARDELGLSVNNAFGQTEANALIGHANVLGELDPRCLGRPYPGHEVAILDARQQPVGPGVVGEIAVRADDPVCMLRYWNAPEATAAKFRNGWLLTGDSAHADADGNLYFHGRADDIIKSGGYRLGPAEIEGAILAHPDVAECAVVGLPDPQRGQEVTAFVVLGADVVPSPELTTELQSRVRAEVGAHAYPRHIEYVDGLAKSSTGKVDRASLRRAYGPVTDEASR
- a CDS encoding 3-hydroxyacyl-CoA dehydrogenase family protein, producing MSTSMVVVGGGTMGRGIAIAALATGFEVTLVDVAEDVLDRAQARVSEHFARHPQPDRGVLHTTTSLAGSLETAEVVIEAVPEILPLKTQIFQQLRGAPPGTLLVSNTSTMSISALAEACGGSSRVVGMHFFNPAHRMPLVEVVVGTRTSDDARDRAVALAVRLGKDPIVVRDLPGFVTSRLGLILGTEAMRMVEEQVANAADIDKALRLGYGHPMGPLELADLVGLDARLNNLRSMFERSGDAAYEPPAVLVDLVAAGHLGKKSGRGFYDYEAQS
- a CDS encoding enoyl-CoA hydratase-related protein; the protein is MSGLLRVGTRQGFDTLEIDSPTNRNALSVELLTALHDEVRRSATGTGRGLLVQHVGPAFCSGVDLKERAALGPDDSSHSELLAHLLRELWHYPKPVVVMVDGAVRGGGLGLLACADVVLATARSSFAYSESRVGVAPALVMAVTLPLADVRALVPRLLDGAVFGAVTAHELGLVTRVVEDASKVSTVLSELRQGAPDAQRVIKTLARQRIGVDVDGLLVEMAGVSARLFAGAEAAEGVAAFTSRRSPSWVVAR
- a CDS encoding bifunctional FO biosynthesis protein CofGH; amino-acid sequence: MTAVAGMSRALARAESAKALDVAEAVVLLQARGVDLESLCRAAATVRDRGLDDAGRTGIVTYSRKVFVPLTRLCRDRCHYCTFATTPGRVPAPFLSPDEVLDIARAGAAQGCKEALFTLGDRPEDRWDVAREWLESRGYPDTLSYVRAMAILVLEETGLLPHLNPGVMTWQELQRLKPVAPSMGLMLETTATALFTEPGGCHYGSPDKDPAVRLRVLEDAARSAIPFTTGILVGIGETLQDRAESLFAIRRVARQYGAIQEVIVQNFRAKPDTAMRRTRDADVEEYLAAIAVARLVLGPRMRIQVPPNLSDPHEFDRLLGAGVDDWGGVSPVTPDHVNPERPWPEVERLAELSAAAGFELRERLTVHPEHALAGDPWLDPRIVPHVRALIDPATGLAAAGALPTGRPWQQPDVAWGSVGRTDLHAEIDVTGRRTDRRSDFDVAYGDWGVLREQVRHSAPAPALPPEVSAALRVAERDPGALSDAQALALMTADGPALDELCRLADGLRRDVVGDDVTFVVNRNINFTNVCYVGCRFCAFAQRETDADAYTLSIDEVGQRAEEAWAVGATEVCMQGGIDPKLPGTAYFDLAAEVRRRAPGLHIHAFSPMEIVSGAARSGLSVRDWLIAARDAGLDTIPGTAAEILDDEIRWVLTKGKLPADVWVDVVKTAHSLGVRSSATMMYGHVDAPHHWVAHLRLLARVQRETGGFTEFVPLPFIHQSSPVYLAGVARPGPSNRDNRAVHAMARILLHGAIDNIQCSWVKLGEDGCADLLRSGANDIGGTLMEETISRMAGSTFGSLKTVEQMHGIAALAGRPARQRTTTYGHVSDERAEAALRFDGATRTLLPMVTNAP
- the npdG gene encoding NADPH-dependent F420 reductase yields the protein MSRQSIAIIGGTGPQGRGLAYRLATSGHEVILGSRDEERARSAADELAVRLPPAACISGATNLEAVRKAEVVLLAVPYDGHDELVASLRDVVEGKIVISCVNPLGFDKQGPFGLDVPTGSAAESAAALLPGSAVIGAFHHLSAVTLITDEELLEDVLVVGDDEAAKDVVIELARSVTGRPGIAAGRLRLARQLEPLTAVLISVNRAYKAHSGIRVTGLRPVV
- the cofC gene encoding 2-phospho-L-lactate guanylyltransferase, which produces MARWCAVVPQKALASAKSRTGLPDAQRRELATALLRDTVAALEETPAVDAVLVLWDDELDRVVLPAVRSVPVAGLGLNASLERGAAVALDRLPGRGIVVVPGDLPALDPAELGRCLAEAARFRRAFLPDRDGTGTTVLTAGAGDLRPAYGAGSASRHAATGAVSLDVAGVDTVRADVDDLDSLAAVLDGRCGRHTRAAAARLGPALEAVG
- the ribA gene encoding GTP cyclohydrolase II RibA codes for the protein MRPATGEVPVRVRAEIDLTMAAGGRTLPGRVHTFTGLPGAEEHLVVAVGPYRRPRGGVPLVRLHSECLTGDVFGSRRCDCGPQLDEALVRIAEHGGYLVYLRQEGRGIGLYAKLDAYRLQDQGLDTFEANRALGYPEDARGYEVAGRMLRALDVLQVDLMTGNPQKAAGLAAGGVAVRRTLPTALHETTENLRYLHAKRRRGFRFAGDHGSLSVS
- a CDS encoding ROK family transcriptional regulator — protein: MTAAPHASSADQVLDVLLHQTAPVTRPFLATACGLSRPTIFAAIQQLEQRGLVHAVGQQSGTPGRSATLYEVPEGAGALAAVDIGGSNLRVAIADLRGQLVAERHEPTARPGGPAIVTQAIELLRSTLIASRMGAAPLRTIAVSVPGVLEHDGRTVRYASNIDQFEPFDFATPFADAFDTVVMLDNNVNLAAMGERWRGAARELSTFAVVAVGAGIGAGIVHEGRVMRGAHGAAGEVAFLPPFGKRRKVDARAHDEAGGLSLLHDAQSRSGWHDDPPTTVEDLFRRAAAGERPAVKLVEEECARIASVIASICAVIDPETVVLTGGVGDNDRLIARAGELAEAMIPFPPAVIRSGLGERASVIGAIYLAAQSAKQELTETTSG